From the genome of Penaeus chinensis breed Huanghai No. 1 chromosome 37, ASM1920278v2, whole genome shotgun sequence, one region includes:
- the LOC125045623 gene encoding microsomal triglyceride transfer protein large subunit-like codes for MALGALTTFVVLVRWGLAGTLTVGVGSLSWLVWGALQCALAPAHAFVLLSSYPAYSRQFEVGTLYTYVYETSVLLNEPQALPVSTAKDVGFRVELSAEVTPVWQHPGNAHEQILQLTIVAPKLSVKSRQGQTPGDFAHKSSKLEQYKLHPVFLHWNSGQIGKVHHFEGEEASLLNVMKGISSLLQHQLKNVKQREMDSSGKCEVTYNMVDPTHVTKLKRNCKNVIPVQFFNQTSKVLGAVIDSEATASYVLNPDDKIIEKATSMEMHFLRVEARKQSGAEVMSKQNLQLKSRSKVNSPKYTGNTAAEALRSIAKKLRKSIVTEQLTTNPEAKECISCKSLKALISSFYNTLSPKNLGTQGSAIAFVRLLRKVRESDLDTIKAILKDKKNAKIMPQLLDILAAAQTIPSHKAAMSVLNFGGPIDNPERYLLSLSLATHPSEFILQDLMKLAKKGLNNDKLYETLVLTIASVSHTFCKVSNNCKKPIITEVQEFITSKLENCKSEDCQLIYIRALKNLRKADTMEILMKYAEGKARKPAIYATRAMQTMPGSYITEKILKRLERVFLELNQQHDSSVRAMAADIILQHQPSEEFLKALFHAMTSHETRELNTLLLGRVSDLARKDEHLQKLLKTVLMTTTFNNYHIHGQGGLSSAFSRMLAEDKSANSSFSNMLEINGGLLKRSTVDVFVNTEDSQMRLLSIGIFAGGLSVFGGEDAVDDGEEANAGIEMTLMDTQLRPYVFFTGQGELMGHVWAGTGSEKTTALQGSLLLQDHLQIVPLQNGFNAELLLNGAISYDFSGQVQVSLWNRNAHSLVEVGAAMIVQGVARVDSSFVQTLIEFNSGGQTQLNFVTDLEFYDEVIMCLQMVQPNFEVVNNVRKLERIPGSNYVLRKYKKNTAPVPGKTYVMNKKNTELCNKMFNK; via the exons ATGGCGTTGGGCGCGCTGACGACCTTCGTGGTGCTGGTGCGGTGGGGCCTGGCGGGCACCCTGACCGTGGGCGTCGGGAGCCTCAGCTGGCTGGTGTGGGGCGCCCTCCAGTGTGCCCTCGCCCCCGCCCACGCCTTCGTCCTCCTGTCGTCGTACCCAG CGTACAGCCGCCAGTTCGAGGTGGGGACGCTCTACACGTACGTCTACGAGACGTCGGTGCTGCTGAACGAGCCCCAGGCGCTGCCGGTGTCCACGGCGAAGGATGTGGGCTTCCGCGTCGAGCTGTCGGCCGAGGTCACGCCCGTGTGGCAGCACCCCGGCAACGCCCACGAGCAGATCCTGCAGCTTACG ATCGTGGCCCCCAAGCTCTCGGTGAAATCCCGCCAGGGGCAGACCCCTGGGGACTTCGCGCACAAATCCTCCAAGCTGGAACAGTACAAGCTGCACCCGGTCTTCCTGCACTGGAACAGCGGCCAGATCGGGAAGGTGCACCACTTCGAGGGCGAGGAGGCGTCACTGCTCAATGTGATGAAGGGCATTTCCAGCTTGTTGCAG cATCAACTAAAGAATGTGAAGCAGAGAGAAATGGACTCCTCAGGGAAATGCGAAGTGACCTACAACATGGTCGACCCAACGCACGTCACCAAGTTGAAACGGAATTGTAAAAACGTCATTCCAGTGCAGTTCTTCAACCAGACCAGCAAG GTCCTTGGTGCTGTGATTGACAGTGAAGCAACTGCCTCGTATGTGCTGAACCCAGACGACAAGATCATCGAGAAAGCCACCTCAATGGAGATGCACTTCCTGCGCGTGGAGGCGCGGAAGCAGTCTGGTGCGGAGGTGATGAGCAAGCAGAACCTCCAACTCAAGA GTCGCAGCAAGGTTAACAGCCCTAAATACACAGGAAACACAGCTGCTGAAGCATTACGATCCATTGCCAAAAAGTTGAGGAAATCCATCGTCACAGAACAGCTTACAACTAATCCCGAGGCAAAGGAGTGTATTTCATGTAAATCG TTGAAGGCATTGATCAGCAGCTTCTACAACACTCTAAGTCCCAAGAACCTGGGCACGCAAGGCTCGGCTATCGCTTTCGTGAGGCTGCTGAGGAAGGTGCGTGAGAGTGACCTCGACACCATCAAGGCGATCCTCAAGGATAAGAAGAATGCCAAGATAAT GCCACAGCTCCTCGACATCTTGGCAGCAGCGCAGACGATTCCCTCGCACAAGGCCGCCATGTCTGTGCTCAATTTCGGTGGTCCGATTGACAACCCCGAGCGATACCTGCTGAGTCTCTCCTTAGCAACACATCCCTCTGAGTTCATCCTGCAAG aTTTAATGAAACTTGCAAAGAAGGGTCTCAATAATGACAAGCTGTATGAGACTCTCGTTTTAACAATAGCCTCTGTCAGCCACACTTTCTGCAAAGTTTCCAACAACTGCAAAAAGCCT ATTATTACTGAAGTTCAAGAATTTATAACAAGTAAGTTGGAGAACTGCAAGAGTGAAGACTGTCAGCTGATTTACATCCGTGCTCTAAAGAACCTAAGGAAAGCAGATACGATGGAGATCCTCATGAAGTATGCGGAGGGCAAAGCACGCAAACCAGCAATATATGCAACAAGAGCAATGCAAACTATGCCTGGTAGTTACATCACTGAAAAG ATCCTCAAGAGACTAGAGCGAGTTTTCCTGGAACTGAATCAGCAGCATGACTCTAGCGTTCGAGCCATGGCAGCAGATATTATCCTGCAGCATCAGCCCAGTGAGGAATTCCTTAAAGCACTGTTCCATGCCATGACCTCACATGAAACCAGAGAGCTGAACACCCTCCTGCTGGGGCGAGTTTCTGACTTGGCCAGAAAGGATGAACATCTGCAGAAG ctattGAAGACTGTTCTAATGACCACAACTTTTAACAATTACCACATCCATGGGCAAGGAGGCTTGTCATCTGCATTCTCAAGAATGCTTGCCGAGGACAAAAGTGCCAACTCCTCCTTCAGCAATATGCTCGAAATCAATGGGGGACTCCTCAAGAGGTCTACAGTCGATGTCTTTGTGAACACTGAAGACTCTCAGATGAGACTTCTTTCT aTTGGCATTTTCGCAGGTGGACTTTCTGTCTTTGGAGGAGAGGACGCAGTCGATGATGGAGAGGAAGCCAATGCTGGTATCGAGATGACGTTGATGGACACGCAGCTGCGACCATATGTGTTCTTCACTGGCCAAGGGGAGCTGATGGGACATGTATGGGCTGGCACAGGCTCAGAGAAAACCACGGCACTCCAG GGCTCCTTGCTGCTCCAAGACCACCTCCAGATCGTCCCTCTGCAGAATGGCTTTAATGCCGAACTCCTCCTCAATGGTGCCATATCCTACGACTTCTCTGGCCAAGTACAAGTGTCTCTCTGGAATAGGAATGCTCACAGTCTAGTGGAAGTTGG GGCCGCTATGATTGTCCAAGGTGTAGCCCGAGTAGACAGCTCCTTCGTGCAGACTCTCATTGAGTTTAACTCTGGGGGTCAGACGCAGCTGAACTTCGTCACCGACCTTGAGTTCTACGACGAAGTCATTATGTGTTTACAAATG GTGCAACCCAACTTCGAGGTTGTGAACAATGTACGAAAGCTCGAGCGCATTCCTGGAAGCAATTATGTGTTGcgtaaatacaagaaaaatacagCTCCTGTTCCCGGTAAAACATAtgtaatgaataagaaaaatactgAACTATGTAATAAGATgtttaataaataa